TCTTAAATGGTTTTGTGAGATAGGTGTATGCGCCCAATCTCATTGCCTCCACAGCATTCTCAATAGTTGCAAAGGCTGTGATGAGAATACTTACAGTCCATGGACTTATCTCCTTTGCCTTTTTTATAACCTCAATCCCATCAATGCCTGGCAGTTTTAAATCTGTAAGAAGCAAATCAATATTTTCATTTGCAAGGGCATCTATACCCTTTTCACCATCCTCTACAATGGTTAGAGAGTAATCTTCAGCCATCACATCTTTTAACAATTGCCTTATGTGTCTGTCATCCTCAACTATAAGTACTTTGCCTTTCATCCGGAATACTCCCTGTTCTTTCTATATGAGGGACTGCCCCTCATGGATTGTATACCCTAAAAATATAATCTATTCAAGTTTTTTTGTTGCCTGCCGAATTATAGAAAAAGAGGCTTGAATGAATTTAAAGATAGTTTCACCATCACTAGTAATATCACAGGCAGATATAAAAACTGCAATAATTACAAGCGGTGAGATATTACGGATAAATATAAGGAGTGTAGAACAAGACGGGACTGTAAAACTCTTGCTTAAGGGGATACCAGTAGAGGCGAAAACCGATATCCCTTTAGATGCAGCCGGTATCATCAGTGTAAAGACCGCTATCACAGATGGCAAGATAATATTAAGGCTAATCCCATCAGACGAAACCAATAAAATATTAGACATGGTAAATGGCCTCATTTCTGAAAAAGCAGACATTGGGAAACTACTCAATGAACTAAAAACTATGGATTTAAAACCCATAAACAATAGCGAATCGCTGCCAGCATTAAAGACCTTGAGAGATTTTTTGGACAAGGTGTTGATTGACGGCAGCACTGTAACCAAAGCTGCTGTTAAGGATATGATTGAAAAGGGCGGACAATTTTATGAGGCATTCATTAAAAAACTTGTGGCATTAGGCACTCCAAAAACAAGTAATCTGGTAAAACTGGCACAAGATGACTTAAAACCCATAATCATGAGCCTCATTAAAGAACTTGCCGAAGATGGCAGATATAAAGGGGTATCAAAAACAGCAGGTTCTATTTTAAAAAACATAGAGTTAAGTCAACTTATAAACAGGGCAGAATCAAAGACAGACACTGCCTCACACTTTCAGATTCCTGTGTATTTTGGCGACAATCTTGAGACATTAGAACTTTACTTCTTTGAGGATAAAAAACCGAAAACCAGAGGGAAACAGGATTACGGCATTATTTTAAGTATAGAACTGAGGGGGTTGGGCAATATCACCTTTGATGCAAGGGTTAAAATGGATACTGTATTTATAAATATATATGTTGAAAACAAAGAAACCTCTGAATTTATTAGCCGTCATTCAGAGATACTAAAAAATGGCATGCGGTCTATAGGAATGCATGTATCTGGCATAGAGTGTATGGTCAGTAAAAAGCAGATAACAAAAAAACCTAGCACAATAATTTTGCATGCAGGGCTTATTGATGAATTTGCATAGGACATATAAGGACACAAGATGAAAAAATACATTGAAAAGGCAGTTGCACTCAAGTATAAACCAAAAGAAGATAATGCACCCACAGTTGCTGCAAAAGGGTCAGGGCTCATTGCACAAAAGATAATAGATATCGCAAAGGCAAACAATATTCCGATAAAGGATGACCCTGACCTCGTTAATATACTATCTACATTATCTCTATATGAGGAGATACCTCCTTCTTTATATAAGATTGTAGCAGAAATCATAGCATTCCTTTATCAAGTTAATAAAAAAAGACTTGGATGAGTAAGTTATAAAACCCTTGCCCGTAAAAACGAACTATGCTATTAAATAAATAAAATCGCTACAGGAGATACTCTGGATGTTTGTCATAATAGGCATAATAGCAGTATTTGGAGCAATCATCGGCGGTTATCTGATGGAAAAGGGCAATCTGCATGTCCTTTTTCAACCTGCGGAACTTGTTATTATAGGCGGTGCTGCACTTGGCTCAATGTTTATTATGGCGCCGCAAAAACTGCTTTTTAAGATATTTAAGATTATTCCAAGTGTGTTAGGAGGTTCAAAATACTCAAAGGCAAGTTATATTGAACTACTATCCCTCCTCTATGAACTTTTCTCAAAAATAAGAAAGGAGGGACTCCTGACAATAGAAAAGGATATAGAAAATCCAAATAACAGCCCTGTGTTTAAAAAATATCCCAAAATCCTTGCCAATCATCATGCAATGGATTTCCTTTGTGATAATATGAGGGCATTTGTTGTGGGCGTAAAGCCTATGTAACTTGAAGAAATGATGACAATTGAACTGGAGACCCATCATGCAGAGGCAGTTGAGGGTCCCGCTATTATTACAAAGATAGGCGACAGCCTTCCGGGCTTTGGTATAGTGGCTGCAGTTATGGGTGTTGTTATCACAATGGGCTATATGTCAGAATCTCCTGAGGTTATTGGACACCATGTGGCAGCGGCACTTGTCGGCACATTCATAGGTATCCTTTTATGTTATGGACTGGTGGGTCCTATTGGCACACATCTTGAGCATAAGGCAAACGAGGACTCAAAGTATCTGGAGGCAATAAAACTTGCAATCCTTGCCTTTGCAAAGGATATGCCGCCGCAGATGGCTGTTGAATATGCCCGAAGGGTTTTATTTGAAGACGCAAAACCATCATTCAAACAGCTTGAAGATGCAATAAGAAAGAAGAAGTAAACTGTTTGTTATGAATAAAACAGCGAGAAAGGCGAGAATAGCATTTCTCGCAAGTCTCGCGTTTCTAGTGTTAATCTTATGCCAAGAGAAGAACAACCCATTATAATAAAAAAGATTAAGAAAGCCGGGCACGGTGGAGGGCACCATGGGGGGGCGTGGAAGGTTGCGTATGCTGACTTTGTGACAGCAATGATGGCGCTCTTCCTTGTCCTGTGGCTGGTAGCAGTTATGTCCATTGATGCAAAGAAGAGGATTGCGGAATACTTCCGAAGTTTTACTGTATTCCAGGGACCAGAGGCAGGCGGGGCAACAGGTATATCTATTATGCAGGGAGGCCCTGTAAAATTGGATAAGGACCCCGGTGATATAAAAAACGCAAAGAATATCCAGAACAAACTGGTGGCAGAGATAGGTAAGATTATTGAAGAAAAACTTAAAGGACTTAAGGAACAGATCTTGGTCTTTACCACAAATGAAGGGGTAAGGATAGAACTCACTGAAAAGACAGGCACCCCTTTATTTGAAACTGGTAAAAACAACCTCCTGCGGAGTGGGGAAGATGCTTTAAAGGTATTGACTGAAACTATTATGAATTTACCTAATAATATAGTAATTGAGGGTCATACGGACAGCCAACCGTATCCGGGTGAGGGTTATACCAACTGGGAACTTGCTGCTGACAGGGCAAATGCAGCAAGAAGGGCAATAATAAAGTATGGGCTTGACCCAAAAAGGATAAAAAGGGTAGCAAGTTTTGCTGATGCACTTCCTATAAAACCTGATGACCCTTATGATGGAATCAACAGGAGGATAAGCATCCTGATAGAGGTAAAACAACAACCTACTGCCATTGACAAATCTTTATGGATGGAAAATGCACAACCTGAGATAATGCAGTAAGCAGTAATCTGCGAGAAAAGCGGGGGAATGCCGTTTCTCGCTTTACTGTTCACTATACTATGGTGCGCCCAGAGGGATTTGAACCCCCGGCCCCTTGGTTCGTAGCCAAGTGCTCTATTCCACTGAGCTATGGGCGCTGACAAAGAAGCGAGAAACTCAAAGCGTAAAACTAATGTACCTTTGTTTTTCGTTTTTCGCTTTTCGCTTTTCACCTTTCACTATTAAGCCCAAGGACATCCTGCATATCATAAAGACCATTCTCCTGCTTTGCAATCCATAAGGCAGCCCTGACAGCGCCCCTTGCAAATGTATCTCTTGAATGGGCGCGATGGGTTATCTCAAGCCTCTCTCCAAGTCCGCCGAATATAATCGTATGGTCCCCGACTATATCCCCTGCCCTTATGGTCTGGATACCAATTTCATCAGGTTTTCTCTCGCCGATTATCCCCTTCCTTTCATACACTGCAACCTTTTCCAAATCCCTTTTAAGTGCATGGGCAAGAACCTCTGCGATCCTTATAGCGGTCCCGCTTGGCGCATCCTTTTTTAATCTGTGGTGTGCCTCAATGATTTCCACATCATAGTCATTGCCAAGAACTGTTGCAACATCGCTCACCACCTTGAGCAGCAGGTTTACCCCCACGCTCATATTCGGCGCTGCTACTACCCTTGTCTTCTGTGCCAGTTCTTTAAACCTGTCCCTCTGATTATGGGAAAATCCTGTTGTGCCAACAACAACCGCCTTTTTATGTTTTACAGCACTCTCAAGATTATTTATGGATGCCTCCGGATTGGAAAAATCTATCACGCAGTCGCAATTTTTTATAATCCTCTCTATGTCATCTGTTACCTTTATTCCCTTTTTATCAAAACTAATAACCTCGGATAAATCCTTTCCAATTGACAAATGCTCGGCCCTTTCCACTGCACCTGCAAGGCTGACACCTTCTGTCTCTTTAATAACATTTATTATATTTGTCCCCATCCTGCCAAGTGCGCCTGTAACAATTATCTTAACCATACCTACTCCTTTTCTTTCACCTTCATATAGAATATGAGGGCGAATATTACAACACCTATTGCAATGCCAAAGAACAATGTCCCCTGCGGGTCGTTCCACTTTGTGAGATGCTCTAAAAATGTGACCGCAAGCATGAGGGCGATAACGCTTGAAAGTTTCTTTTTCAAATCATCCAAGTCTTTTATATCAAGCCACTCTGGAAGATTCAATCTGCCGATAAACAGTTCATACAATGCTATGGAAAATATATAAAGGATGACTGCGAGTATGAACGAGTATAAAATTGCACCTGTATGTGCAGTAACCTCTGATGTCTCTACTGTGCCAAAGTCCATGAACATATGAATAATAGTAGAGAACATATTCAGGGTTGCCCAGATAAATGTAGAAACAGAGGCAAGTAGTGTTGCAATCACTGCCAAAAGAACAATGTATTTGCTTTTTTCCAATATAGTTTTCATTTGTTTCTCCTTCAGCCTTCGGCCTTTTTTATATCAACCCATAATCCTTTAGCACACCTTTTAATTTATCTCTGTTATTCTTACCCATCTTTACAAGCGGCAGTCTGAATTCCTCTTTGAGCATACCCATCATTGCAAGGGCTGTTTTCACAGGGATTGGATTTGTCTCATAAAACATCGCCCTGTGCAGAGGCTGAAGTTTGTAATGCAGTCTTTTCGCATCCTCAAAATCGCCAACCTCAAATGCATCAAACATATCTGCCACATCCCTTGGCGCAGCATTTGCTGTAACAGATATAACACCGTGCCCGCCAATTGCCAATATCGGTAGAGTCGTAAAATCGTCTCCTGAAAGTATGACAAAATCCTTCCTGCACTTTTCTATGACATCGCTTATCTGCTGGAGAGAACCTGTCGCC
The DNA window shown above is from Deltaproteobacteria bacterium and carries:
- a CDS encoding flagellar hook-length control protein FliK, whose product is MNLKIVSPSLVISQADIKTAIITSGEILRINIRSVEQDGTVKLLLKGIPVEAKTDIPLDAAGIISVKTAITDGKIILRLIPSDETNKILDMVNGLISEKADIGKLLNELKTMDLKPINNSESLPALKTLRDFLDKVLIDGSTVTKAAVKDMIEKGGQFYEAFIKKLVALGTPKTSNLVKLAQDDLKPIIMSLIKELAEDGRYKGVSKTAGSILKNIELSQLINRAESKTDTASHFQIPVYFGDNLETLELYFFEDKKPKTRGKQDYGIILSIELRGLGNITFDARVKMDTVFINIYVENKETSEFISRHSEILKNGMRSIGMHVSGIECMVSKKQITKKPSTIILHAGLIDEFA
- a CDS encoding EscU/YscU/HrcU family type III secretion system export apparatus switch protein; translated protein: MKKYIEKAVALKYKPKEDNAPTVAAKGSGLIAQKIIDIAKANNIPIKDDPDLVNILSTLSLYEEIPPSLYKIVAEIIAFLYQVNKKRLG
- a CDS encoding OmpA family protein, yielding MPREEQPIIIKKIKKAGHGGGHHGGAWKVAYADFVTAMMALFLVLWLVAVMSIDAKKRIAEYFRSFTVFQGPEAGGATGISIMQGGPVKLDKDPGDIKNAKNIQNKLVAEIGKIIEEKLKGLKEQILVFTTNEGVRIELTEKTGTPLFETGKNNLLRSGEDALKVLTETIMNLPNNIVIEGHTDSQPYPGEGYTNWELAADRANAARRAIIKYGLDPKRIKRVASFADALPIKPDDPYDGINRRISILIEVKQQPTAIDKSLWMENAQPEIMQ
- the dapB gene encoding 4-hydroxy-tetrahydrodipicolinate reductase — protein: MVKIIVTGALGRMGTNIINVIKETEGVSLAGAVERAEHLSIGKDLSEVISFDKKGIKVTDDIERIIKNCDCVIDFSNPEASINNLESAVKHKKAVVVGTTGFSHNQRDRFKELAQKTRVVAAPNMSVGVNLLLKVVSDVATVLGNDYDVEIIEAHHRLKKDAPSGTAIRIAEVLAHALKRDLEKVAVYERKGIIGERKPDEIGIQTIRAGDIVGDHTIIFGGLGERLEITHRAHSRDTFARGAVRAALWIAKQENGLYDMQDVLGLNSER
- a CDS encoding YqhA family protein; the protein is MKTILEKSKYIVLLAVIATLLASVSTFIWATLNMFSTIIHMFMDFGTVETSEVTAHTGAILYSFILAVILYIFSIALYELFIGRLNLPEWLDIKDLDDLKKKLSSVIALMLAVTFLEHLTKWNDPQGTLFFGIAIGVVIFALIFYMKVKEKE